A window from Ardenticatena maritima encodes these proteins:
- a CDS encoding asparagine synthase-related protein, with translation MTWALRWMPDGAPPPQQLDAIAPGLGVLGRPIRHASGWLLVGNARLDTRHDLARRLGCPPQARDEEVLLAAYHAWGEAAFQRIRGEWSAALWIPEERRLVLARDAFGVRPLFFAMLPKGGLVAADRIEAVIALLHTFPRPNWAYLHDIITGEAWRTRVETAWHGVYRLPGGFVLEAAPRAERPHRVYWFGEQSTTPPTRLEEAAGLARMLFEEAVRTRLEQGAALPLHGDLASAVLAGTAARLHQAGSAPSTTWLRWHTAPTHAAETDLATLERRFPHETLRIAHDPLDFTPAVWSLLGNAPLFEPLWDPLLAAYTVLAARAREHGIRALVWSDGGAAVLGGMTYTHGTFLRDWAVWQWPLELWKAYRAGHATPGRHVRQALFPERVARLFGRRHTLIPPSSDTTPTWGGKQILAALLAPHMTHRLEFLHLLRLRLGLDTQVPFLDARFVEYMASLPSPLLARRGTPGWLARLAFADRVPLSLREAPTALTPPALRGVVLHPEAFAHVRDMLQHEQLHRVMPGALRARVQSFVETSQPQHLWLDPTLFALVAVAAWLHTYEESTRHPAAFKALALKHNMPT, from the coding sequence ATGACGTGGGCGCTTCGCTGGATGCCCGACGGCGCGCCGCCCCCTCAGCAACTCGACGCCATCGCGCCGGGCTTGGGGGTGCTGGGGCGTCCCATTCGCCATGCAAGCGGCTGGCTGTTGGTGGGCAACGCACGGCTTGACACACGCCACGACCTGGCGCGCCGCTTGGGGTGTCCCCCCCAAGCGCGCGATGAAGAGGTCTTGCTGGCGGCGTATCACGCATGGGGGGAAGCGGCGTTCCAGCGGATACGGGGCGAGTGGTCGGCAGCGCTGTGGATACCTGAGGAGCGGCGTCTGGTGCTTGCCCGCGACGCCTTTGGGGTGCGCCCGCTCTTTTTCGCCATGTTGCCCAAAGGCGGTCTGGTTGCCGCAGACCGTATCGAAGCCGTCATCGCCCTGCTTCACACATTCCCGCGCCCCAACTGGGCTTACTTGCACGACATCATCACCGGCGAAGCCTGGCGCACGCGTGTGGAAACAGCGTGGCACGGCGTCTATCGGTTGCCCGGCGGCTTCGTGCTGGAAGCCGCACCACGCGCCGAGCGCCCCCATCGCGTTTACTGGTTCGGTGAGCAGAGCACTACGCCCCCCACCCGACTGGAAGAAGCGGCGGGGCTTGCCCGCATGCTGTTTGAAGAAGCCGTGCGCACTCGCCTGGAACAGGGTGCGGCGCTTCCCCTGCATGGCGATTTGGCTTCAGCCGTGCTGGCGGGTACAGCGGCACGCTTGCACCAAGCGGGGAGCGCCCCTTCCACCACATGGCTACGCTGGCACACCGCCCCCACACACGCCGCCGAAACAGACCTGGCCACTCTTGAGCGCCGCTTCCCGCATGAGACCCTGCGCATTGCCCACGACCCGCTCGACTTCACGCCCGCGGTATGGTCGCTGTTAGGCAACGCCCCACTCTTCGAGCCGCTGTGGGACCCCCTGTTGGCGGCGTACACCGTGCTTGCCGCACGCGCCCGCGAGCATGGCATACGCGCGCTGGTCTGGAGCGACGGCGGGGCAGCAGTCCTCGGCGGCATGACCTACACGCACGGCACCTTCCTGCGCGACTGGGCGGTCTGGCAATGGCCGCTGGAACTCTGGAAAGCATACCGGGCAGGGCACGCGACACCTGGTCGCCATGTGCGGCAGGCGCTTTTTCCTGAACGGGTGGCGCGGCTCTTCGGCCGACGCCACACACTCATCCCACCATCTTCAGATACAACGCCCACCTGGGGCGGCAAGCAGATCTTGGCAGCGCTTCTCGCCCCCCACATGACGCATCGCCTGGAATTTTTGCACCTGTTGCGCCTGCGGCTCGGGCTTGACACGCAGGTCCCCTTTCTTGATGCGCGCTTTGTCGAGTACATGGCAAGCCTGCCGTCGCCCCTGCTGGCACGGCGTGGGACACCGGGCTGGTTAGCGCGTCTGGCGTTTGCCGACCGTGTGCCGCTTTCCCTGCGCGAAGCCCCAACCGCGCTCACGCCCCCCGCCTTGCGTGGCGTTGTGCTCCACCCAGAGGCGTTCGCCCACGTGCGCGATATGCTGCAACATGAGCAATTGCACAGAGTGATGCCCGGCGCATTGCGTGCGCGCGTCCAGTCCTTTGTCGAAACTTCACAGCCGCAACACCTCTGGCTCGACCCAACTCTGTTTGCGCTGGTGGCAGTCGCCGCCTGGCTGCACACCTATGAAGAGAGCACGCGCCACCCCGCCGCCTTCAAAGCCCTGGCGTTGAAGCACAACATGCCCACATAG